The Verrucomicrobiota bacterium genome contains the following window.
ACTCCGACAACGGCTCCACCGCCGTCGAAGCGGCGCTCAAGATTGCACACCAGCACTGGGCAAACCTCGGGACACCTAGACGCCTCTTCGTAACACTACGCGGGAGCTATCATGGCGACACCGTCGGGGCAATGAGCGTGGGTCGGAGCTCCGGCTTCTTCGATGCCTTCCACGGAATGCTCTTTGAGACTGTTGCCCTGCCCGTTCCCCTGGTCTGGGATGGATTTTCCAATGAAGAGGGAGAGCGGGAGGCACTGAAGGAAATTGCATGTTTGCTTGCAAGCGACAGGGATCAGATCGCCGCCCTCATCGTGGAACCGCTAGTGCAGGGTTCCGGAGGGATGCGCTTTCACTCGCCCGGATTCCTGTCGGAGCTCTGCCGTCTCTTCCGAGAACGGGGCATCCCAGTGATCTTCGACGAAGTGATGACCGGCTTCGGCCGGACAGGCAGCTTCTTTGCCTTCCAACAGACGGGGTTCATTCCTGACCTGATATGCCTCTCCAAGGGGATCACCGGAGGGATTTTGCCCCTGGCTGTCACGATCGCCTCGAATGATCTCTTCGATTCCTTCCTAGGCAACGACTTCTCCACGGCCCTCGCACACGGTCACAGCTACACAGCGAATCCCGTTGCCTGCGCCGCAGCCCTAGCAAGCCTCGACCTCCATGCATCCACGGATTCCTTGGGACAGGTTGCTCGCATTCATGAGAAGTTGAGTCAACGTCTTGTTCAGCTATCGAGCCATCCCCTGATCGAACATACACGTTTACTGGGAGGGATCGCTGCCTTCGATCTGGCTGGCACTGAAACGGGATACGCTGCGGGGTCGGGAAAGAAGCTTGCTGCCTACGCACAAGAACACGGCGTTCTCCTCAGGCCACTCGGAAATGTCATCTATCTAATGCCACCGTACTGCATCACGAATGAACAGATCGACCGGGCCTTTGATGTGATCGAGGCCTTTTTGAGCAATACTGCCCAGGGAAGTCAGGGCGTTGCATGACCAGAACCTTTCTGGCAAAGTCAGGATCAATGCTCCCTTTGCTTGGAAGAGAAACCCTTCGGATTGTTTCTGGATTCGGTGATTTTGCACTGTTTACCGGTCGGTCATTCGGCGCCTTGGCAACATCCCGAAGACTCGCCCGCAGGGTTATCCGCTCCGTCTACGAGCAGGGCACGGTCTGCCTTCCGGTGATTTTGATCGTCGGACTCTTCACCGGCCTGGTACTGGGGCTTCAGGGCTACCATGTCCTGAGCCGCTTCGGCTCCGTGGGTCTGCTTGGGACCCTTGTCTCGCTCAGCCTGGTGCGCGAGATGGGCCCGGTGCTGGCCGCTCTGATGCTGATTGGCCAGGCGGGATCCGCCTTGGCAGCGGAGCTCGGCATCCAGCGCAATACCGAGCAGATCGTCGCCTTGGAGACCATGGGCGTGGAGAGCCACGGCTATCTGGTAGCGCCACGCCTGCTCGCGGCATTGCTGGTCTATCCTATCCAGACGGCTCTCTTTGTCGTCGTTGGTTTCTGGGGGGGGAGTCTCTCCGGATCACTGCTTCTCGGTGTCGACTCGGGGGTCTATTGGTCCTCCATCGAGAGGGCGATCGAACCGCGCGATCTCCGGGAATGCTTTATCAAGGCGGCCTGCTTTGGCCTTCTCTCCGTGACCATCTGTGCGTACCAGGGCTTCTACGCCGACCGGAACCCGTCCGCCACTGGCGCACGCGCCGTCAGCGCCGCCACCACACGGGCGGTGGTGATCTCCAGCATCATGGTTCTGATCGCCGACTACGTGATCAGCTCCTTCTTCATCTGATGATGATCACACACACACACGATCTTCTCCTGCAGGTCGAGCAACTCACGAAGAGCTTCGACGAACGCCCTGTCCTCACCGGGGTGAATCTTAGTATCCCGCGCGGAAGCATCTTCACAGTTCTCGGTCCGAGCGGCACGGGCAAATCGGTCTTCCTCAAGTGCCTGGCCGGCGTCATGCAGCCCGACTCGGGGCGGATCAGCTTCGATGGGCGCCCGCTGGTTGCCTCGGATCACGGGATCTACGCGGAATTCCGACGCCGCTGCAGCTTTCTCTTCCAGAGCAACGCGCTCTTCGACTCATTGACCGCTCTGGAGAATGTCGCCCTCCCGCTCGAGCAGACGACAGATCTTCGGGAAAAGGAAATCATGAAGCGTAGCATGGAGGCTCTGGGCCAGCTCGAACTGGAAACCTACCGTGACCGCTACCCCAGCCAGCTCTCGGGCGGCATGCAGAAGCGCCTCGCCCTCGCGCGCGCGATCGTGACCCGTCCGGAGCTTGTGCTCTTTGACGAGCCGACGGCCGGACTTGATCCTCTTCGCCGTAACGCTGTCTTCTCCATGATCGTGAAATACCAGCGCCACTTCAACTTCACGGCACTTATCGTCACCCATGATGTTCCCGAAGCCCTTGCGGCAAGCGACCGCGTTGCCCTCCTGAACGGCGGGAGAATCTGCTTCGAGGGAACCCCCGACGAGTTTTCCTGCTCGACTCAACCCGTTGTCTCGGGCTTCCGTGATAGCACCCAATCCCTTGCACTAGACATCAAGGAGATCCGACGGGATCTCCAGCATTCCCTGCATATCCAGCACACCGAGCCTTTATGAAACATACCAAACTTGAGCTTTATGTCGGACTGTTCGTGCTGCTCGGCGTTGCCGCGATCGCCTATCTCACACTCAGGATCGGCACCGGATCCTTGATCAACGGAGACACCTATGTCGTCGAGTCACGGTTTGCCAATGCCGGAGGCCTCCACACGGGCAGCAGCGTCCTGATGTCGGGTGTCACAGTGGGTAGGGTCGAAGGCGTGCGGATGGAGCCTTCGGACTACAGCGCCATTGTCACACTCAGGATTGTGTCGGCGCTCCATTTGCCAACCGACTCCATGGCCTCCATCAAGACCTCCGGACTCATCGGGGACAAGTATGTCGCCCTCTCCCCAGGCGCCGATGAAACCTCCATGAAATCGGGAGAACGGATCACACTCACCGAATCTGCGGTGGACCTGGAGTCCCTGATCGGCAAAATGGCGTTCGGATCCGTTGACAAAAAGAAGGATAACCTAGAGAAAGAGAGTAAGACAAAACAATGAAATCACCTCGTTTTCTTCTAGCCTGCCTGTTTTCACTCATGGCGGGATCCGTCATGGCCTCGAATGAGGCTGCCGAGAGTCGTCTGAAGTCCTCTGTTGATCAGGTTGTCGCGATCACCAAAGCGTCAAAAGACCGTCCAAGCCTTATTGCGAAAGTGCAGCCCGTCTTGGAGAAAATCCTGGATTTTCAGATCATGACCCGCCGGGCCGTCGGTCCGGGATGGCGGCAGTTCACCCCTCAACAGCAGAAAGAGGCTACCAGTCTCTTCACCACCCTGATCCTCCGCACCTACACCGCCAAGTTCACGCCGGGCGAGTATCCCGACGTCATCTACAAGACCTCCTCATCCTCGGCACCAGGGCGCGTGGAAATTCCCACCACAGCGCAATACAAGGGAAACCGTTATGACGTGGTCTACCGTATGGAGGACAAGGAAGGTTGGTTGATCACCGATGTCATGATCGAAGGCGTCAGTCTCGTGGCGAACTACCGTTCCCAGTTTGATTCCGAGTTTAAGCAAGGGGGCGTTAACGCTGTGCTCCAAGCACTCCAACGATCTGTGGCCGAATCAAAATAGGGAAAACACTAGAGCTAAAAACAAGAGCCTTAACCAAGAGCCGCCCCTCGGAATGAGCTCCCTCCATTTGGCTCCTCGAGATCGTTTATCCCCCGGGTCTGCCATGCTGGCATTGGCCGGGGTTTTCTTTTTTTTAGCACAGGTGGTCTTAGCCACCGATACCAATATCGCCCCTTACTGTGTGATCGTTGATGGCCAGATCATCCCCGTTCAGAGCAACTCGTCTCTTCCTAAAAAATATGGAGGAGAGACTCTTTACCTCCAGAGCGTCGTGTCACCCAATCACCGCCCCCCCACTCCTAAGCCCACTCCTAAGCCCACTCCTAAGCCCAAAGTAGCAATTACCCCTGCTCCAACCCC
Protein-coding sequences here:
- the bioA gene encoding adenosylmethionine--8-amino-7-oxononanoate transaminase produces the protein MDHSDTPATPDSLLTRDAAAVWHPFTQHGLGREPIPMAGGSRAVLRDAGGREYLDMISSWWVNLHGHGRPELAQAVSEQILKLDHVQFAGATHEPAVRLAERLLEKAGLTGSAKVFYSDNGSTAVEAALKIAHQHWANLGTPRRLFVTLRGSYHGDTVGAMSVGRSSGFFDAFHGMLFETVALPVPLVWDGFSNEEGEREALKEIACLLASDRDQIAALIVEPLVQGSGGMRFHSPGFLSELCRLFRERGIPVIFDEVMTGFGRTGSFFAFQQTGFIPDLICLSKGITGGILPLAVTIASNDLFDSFLGNDFSTALAHGHSYTANPVACAAALASLDLHASTDSLGQVARIHEKLSQRLVQLSSHPLIEHTRLLGGIAAFDLAGTETGYAAGSGKKLAAYAQEHGVLLRPLGNVIYLMPPYCITNEQIDRAFDVIEAFLSNTAQGSQGVA
- a CDS encoding ABC transporter permease, coding for MLPLLGRETLRIVSGFGDFALFTGRSFGALATSRRLARRVIRSVYEQGTVCLPVILIVGLFTGLVLGLQGYHVLSRFGSVGLLGTLVSLSLVREMGPVLAALMLIGQAGSALAAELGIQRNTEQIVALETMGVESHGYLVAPRLLAALLVYPIQTALFVVVGFWGGSLSGSLLLGVDSGVYWSSIERAIEPRDLRECFIKAACFGLLSVTICAYQGFYADRNPSATGARAVSAATTRAVVISSIMVLIADYVISSFFI
- a CDS encoding ATP-binding cassette domain-containing protein yields the protein MMITHTHDLLLQVEQLTKSFDERPVLTGVNLSIPRGSIFTVLGPSGTGKSVFLKCLAGVMQPDSGRISFDGRPLVASDHGIYAEFRRRCSFLFQSNALFDSLTALENVALPLEQTTDLREKEIMKRSMEALGQLELETYRDRYPSQLSGGMQKRLALARAIVTRPELVLFDEPTAGLDPLRRNAVFSMIVKYQRHFNFTALIVTHDVPEALAASDRVALLNGGRICFEGTPDEFSCSTQPVVSGFRDSTQSLALDIKEIRRDLQHSLHIQHTEPL
- the mlaD gene encoding outer membrane lipid asymmetry maintenance protein MlaD, which gives rise to MKHTKLELYVGLFVLLGVAAIAYLTLRIGTGSLINGDTYVVESRFANAGGLHTGSSVLMSGVTVGRVEGVRMEPSDYSAIVTLRIVSALHLPTDSMASIKTSGLIGDKYVALSPGADETSMKSGERITLTESAVDLESLIGKMAFGSVDKKKDNLEKESKTKQ
- a CDS encoding ABC transporter substrate-binding protein; this translates as MKSPRFLLACLFSLMAGSVMASNEAAESRLKSSVDQVVAITKASKDRPSLIAKVQPVLEKILDFQIMTRRAVGPGWRQFTPQQQKEATSLFTTLILRTYTAKFTPGEYPDVIYKTSSSSAPGRVEIPTTAQYKGNRYDVVYRMEDKEGWLITDVMIEGVSLVANYRSQFDSEFKQGGVNAVLQALQRSVAESK